The following coding sequences are from one Salvia hispanica cultivar TCC Black 2014 chromosome 3, UniMelb_Shisp_WGS_1.0, whole genome shotgun sequence window:
- the LOC125209792 gene encoding traB domain-containing protein-like — protein sequence MVTSRVKINLLLSWRELRANDVRIESSQIGQSPHQSVLRRRQFEAIVSSPAAAAKIGQISDRHNNYERKRRKKVPQPLENVVTLTCESAAEGGVCDVYVVGSDHNCPKSWAEIKAVIQFVKPEAVFVELCASRRHFLTPDKKMPTLQDMVQMWKENESIYSILCKRYVAKRFIETGKAPGGDFRTAYIKATKYGAKVILGDRLEEITTLRHWADTSLWQLYLKFKRRSFSYITLPVDLAEKVEEAKKTGKVDADLVKQVICELTKQDPSGSKIVIHERDQYMSFKLLEAARQHKSVVAVVGKVHVLGIQNNWKQHVEVEQLLNVPLQKKMLRIAARVAQVACLYGSYLYFDELGQGWIQFVEALPKVPKGRVD from the exons ATGGTCACGTCACGCGTGAAAATTAACCTACTACTCTCGTGGAGAGAGCTTAGAGCTAATGATGTACGGATTGAATCGTCTCAAATCGGCCAATCGCCTCATCAATCTGTACTCCGCCGCCGCCAATTCGAGGCGATTGTTTCCTCTCCGGCAGCGGCAGCGAAAATCGGTCAGATTAGCGACCGTCACAACAATTATGAGCGGAAACGGCGGAAGAAGGTGCCGCAGCCGCTGGAGAATGTAGTGACGCTCACGTGCGAGTCAGCCGCGGAAGGAGGCGTCTGCGATGTATATGTGGTCGGATCCGATCACAATTGCCCG AAATCATGGGCGGAAATTAAGGCGGTGATCCAATTCGTAAAACCAGAG GCTGTTTTTGTGGAGCTGTGCGCTAGTCGCCGTCATTTTCTTACACCTGATAAAAAG ATGCCAACCTTGCAAGATATGGTGCAAATGTGGAAGGAAAATGAAagtatttattcaattttgtgCAAACGGTATGTTGCTAAG CGTTTTATTGAAACTGGTAAAGCTCCCGGTGGAGATTTTCGTACAGCATATATCAAAGCAACAAAATATGGTGCCAAGGTTATACTCGGTGATAGACTTGAAGAG ATTACAACTTTGAGACATTGGGCCGACACGTCTCTTTGGCAACTCTACCTGAAATTCAAAAGAAGATCATTTTCATACATTACATTGCCAGTAGACCTCGCCGAGAAG GTGGAGGAGGCAAAAAAGACTGGGAAGGTTGATGCTGACTTGGTGAAACAAGTGATTTGTGAGCTGACCAAGCAAGATCCTAGCGGTTCAAAAATTGTTATCCATGAGCGCGACca ATATATGTCCTTCAAATTATTAGAAGCTGCACGTCAGCATAAGTCAGTCGTTGCTGTTGTGGGGAAGGTGCACGTATTAGGAATCCAAAATAACTGGAAACAACATGTTGAG GTGGAGCAGCTTCTGAATGTCCCACTTCAAAAGAAAATGCTTAGAATTGCAGCAAGAGTTGCACAGGTTGCTTGTCTCTATGGCTCTTATCTCTACTTCGATGAGTTGGGACAAGGATGGATACAATTTGTTGAGGCTCTTCCTAAAGTTCCAAAAGGTCGAGTGGATTGA